The Deinococcus cellulosilyticus NBRC 106333 = KACC 11606 genome contains a region encoding:
- a CDS encoding ParB/RepB/Spo0J family partition protein: protein MSKRPAGGAASLAKLLNVALAQEDAPVIQNIPLQDVHPDPLQVRRYFDPQGLSSLCESIRKLGVQNPIQVQPRPEGGYSIVTGERRYRASLEAGKESIPAVVLSAQTPQQLSTLQMIENSQREDLDGYTQTQAIVGILSLYFRQSQEEVVRSLVSLGNDSSESAQSRIQEVEALIRELHPKLTFLSFVKNRLPLLNLPEDLKQALQKGQIEYTKARVLNRIKPDARRQQLLEETLSRGYSLQELKTRVQKLLEEPKPAAGLVETYLKGKDHRLYQRLNPEKKALVEQKLQELQALLKG, encoded by the coding sequence ATGAGTAAACGCCCTGCAGGAGGCGCAGCAAGCCTCGCAAAACTGCTGAATGTGGCCCTCGCCCAGGAAGATGCTCCGGTCATCCAGAACATTCCGCTGCAGGACGTTCATCCTGATCCTCTGCAGGTGCGCAGGTACTTTGATCCTCAGGGCCTGTCCAGCCTGTGTGAGAGCATCCGCAAACTGGGGGTGCAAAACCCCATTCAGGTGCAGCCCCGTCCAGAGGGCGGGTACTCCATCGTGACCGGCGAAAGGCGGTACCGTGCCTCCCTGGAGGCCGGAAAGGAGAGCATTCCTGCGGTGGTGCTTTCGGCACAGACCCCGCAGCAGCTTTCCACCCTGCAGATGATCGAAAACTCCCAGCGTGAGGACCTCGATGGATACACCCAGACGCAGGCCATTGTGGGCATCCTGAGCCTGTATTTCAGGCAATCCCAGGAGGAAGTGGTTCGGTCTCTGGTCAGCCTCGGAAATGATTCTTCGGAAAGCGCCCAGAGCCGGATTCAGGAGGTGGAGGCCCTGATCCGGGAACTCCATCCGAAACTCACTTTCCTGAGTTTCGTCAAAAACCGCCTGCCCCTTTTGAACCTTCCAGAAGACCTGAAACAGGCCCTGCAAAAGGGCCAGATCGAGTACACCAAAGCACGGGTCCTGAACAGAATCAAACCAGATGCCCGACGCCAGCAGCTTCTGGAAGAGACCCTCTCCAGGGGGTACAGTTTGCAGGAACTCAAAACACGGGTTCAGAAGTTGCTGGAAGAGCCGAAACCCGCTGCAGGACTTGTGGAAACCTACCTGAAGGGCAAAGACCACCGCCTGTACCAGCGCCTCAATCCCGAGAAGAAAGCCCTGGTGGAGCAGAAATTGCAGGAACTTCAGGCACTCTTGAAAGGGTGA
- a CDS encoding AAA family ATPase, giving the protein MTQNSMQEVMRQLADIRSRRDITLLTVSKRIGVRSKQSVLDLENSDNPTIRSVLKYAEALGVGIELNINRCHVLPVFNHAGGVGKSTTTRDLGYALAELFNFRVLLIDADSQANLTEMFGLNPAQIPLDQTINHIWETEELSFPEPVKVTEKLHLVPSQLEISGLELSIPTVINGQNLLSSALKSVREQYDFVLIDCPPSVGQVTMSCLLAGDAMIVPTPPKEKTMGGLPRVFKVLNICKKSNPNYRIALFVTTRFVRNVHSTDEGYYEEIAPVLKKYGPVSQPIGERTLFEDAWQNRKSILQYRPDSEAAREVITVTEELLASLNVQVNVNE; this is encoded by the coding sequence ATGACTCAAAACTCCATGCAAGAAGTGATGCGGCAGCTTGCGGACATCCGCAGCAGGAGGGACATCACCCTGCTGACGGTGTCCAAGCGCATCGGTGTGCGGTCCAAACAGAGCGTGCTGGACCTGGAAAACAGTGACAATCCCACCATCCGCAGTGTCCTGAAATACGCCGAGGCGCTCGGGGTGGGCATTGAACTGAACATCAACCGCTGCCATGTGCTGCCCGTCTTCAACCATGCTGGAGGGGTCGGAAAATCCACCACCACCCGCGACCTGGGTTACGCCCTTGCGGAACTTTTCAATTTCAGGGTGCTCCTGATCGACGCAGACAGCCAGGCCAACCTCACCGAGATGTTCGGACTGAATCCTGCCCAGATCCCCCTGGACCAGACCATCAACCACATCTGGGAAACCGAAGAGCTCTCCTTTCCCGAACCCGTCAAGGTCACGGAAAAATTGCATCTGGTGCCCAGCCAGCTGGAGATCAGCGGTCTGGAACTCAGCATCCCCACCGTGATCAACGGTCAGAACCTGCTGTCCTCCGCCCTGAAGTCGGTGCGGGAACAGTACGATTTTGTGCTGATCGACTGCCCCCCCTCGGTGGGTCAGGTGACCATGTCCTGTCTGCTGGCCGGGGACGCCATGATCGTGCCCACCCCACCCAAAGAGAAGACCATGGGAGGGCTTCCAAGGGTCTTCAAGGTGCTGAACATCTGCAAGAAGAGCAACCCCAACTACCGGATCGCCCTGTTCGTCACCACCCGCTTTGTGCGCAACGTGCACAGCACCGACGAAGGTTACTACGAGGAGATCGCTCCGGTGCTGAAAAAGTACGGCCCGGTGTCCCAGCCCATCGGGGAAAGAACGCTTTTCGAGGACGCGTGGCAGAACCGCAAGAGCATTCTGCAGTACCGCCCGGACAGTGAGGCCGCCCGGGAGGTCATCACCGTGACCGAGGAACTGCTGGCCAGCCTGAATGTGCAGGTGAACGTCAATGAGTAA
- a CDS encoding HBL/NHE enterotoxin family protein, with amino-acid sequence MLAPDPSRVIDQLTANFNAQNSITVWVQALQNVNISPVLDPEPSWYTQLEGTIKSSQADALPWLTEFSPQLGAQTSQMIINYATLFQQAAQLVQPILKTIATQQNGTPTADQQKTLQQLFAHLKATSDQNAVTLSSLQKGLDGYVAQVSQNNTTLKTYLDDIINAEGEAAKKIEQVQAQLQALQIKLAQDSTKATNSSISYGTSTFGVIAGMTFGLALSGGVIALGGFAVSILSIGAAVTFEILYSADVKRDLDAIADAMSELSEDQLQLTLLQGLKFNLDTLDQINVQAQEGNNQLTDLWTNTSELLDALLDTLVQPQINVTTIKALTTLNDAAAAWQKLSDFATRVQQVSLQVPAPIQLPQVVVGQNQPVAH; translated from the coding sequence ATGCTCGCTCCAGATCCCAGCAGAGTGATTGATCAGCTCACCGCCAACTTCAACGCCCAGAACAGCATCACCGTGTGGGTGCAGGCCCTGCAGAACGTGAACATCTCTCCCGTTCTGGACCCTGAACCTTCCTGGTACACCCAGCTTGAGGGCACCATCAAATCCAGTCAGGCCGACGCCCTGCCCTGGCTCACGGAATTCTCACCCCAGCTCGGGGCGCAGACCAGCCAGATGATCATCAACTACGCCACCCTCTTTCAGCAGGCGGCGCAACTGGTTCAGCCCATCCTGAAGACCATCGCCACACAGCAAAACGGCACTCCCACCGCAGACCAGCAGAAAACCCTGCAACAGCTGTTTGCCCACCTGAAAGCCACCTCGGACCAGAATGCCGTGACCCTCAGCAGCCTGCAGAAGGGTCTGGATGGGTATGTGGCGCAGGTCAGCCAGAACAACACCACCCTGAAAACCTACCTCGATGACATCATCAACGCCGAGGGAGAAGCCGCCAAAAAAATCGAGCAGGTCCAGGCGCAGCTTCAGGCCCTGCAGATCAAACTGGCGCAGGATTCCACCAAGGCCACCAACTCCAGCATCAGTTACGGCACCTCCACCTTCGGCGTGATTGCCGGGATGACCTTCGGTCTGGCCCTCTCTGGAGGGGTGATTGCGCTGGGTGGGTTTGCGGTCAGCATCCTCAGCATCGGTGCGGCAGTGACCTTCGAGATCCTCTATTCCGCCGATGTGAAACGGGACCTGGACGCCATTGCAGATGCCATGTCGGAGCTTTCTGAAGACCAGTTGCAGCTGACCTTGCTGCAGGGTCTGAAATTCAACCTGGACACCCTGGACCAGATCAACGTGCAGGCCCAGGAGGGGAACAATCAGCTGACCGACCTGTGGACCAACACCAGTGAACTCCTTGATGCCCTGCTGGACACCCTGGTGCAGCCCCAGATCAACGTGACCACCATCAAGGCCCTGACCACCCTGAATGATGCCGCCGCTGCATGGCAGAAACTCAGTGATTTTGCCACCCGCGTGCAGCAGGTCAGCCTGCAGGTGCCCGCTCCGATTCAGCTTCCCCAGGTGGTGGTCGGTCAGAACCAGCCTGTAGCACACTGA
- a CDS encoding HBL/NHE enterotoxin family protein, with the protein MSDAATSLAPQTDATQQTLTDQFNANQTITAYAHALQNIQLTPTTNPPQQWYTDFLANLKIAQGHANTWVTDLGPEIFAKVPQSIINYGTTFNIATQQILNILSQAGDNPTDAQRQEIIGMINALLVDLGIQQQTIVDVQAKLQQFAVDVQSDHSTLLDGQNSAYKEAQLDQQKIDTINAKINSIQQKIQQDSTLATVSEIGLGVGIFLAVAGFALAVATAGAAAPIVVGVVGVIAVGGAIAGTVIFNKKVQEDLDELHQLQNELSDEQAQVSALQGISNSIGALVTQNEAATKAISDVLNTWAVLKTKLAAVMTDLQNAEAPDLPGILMQLDIQTAQTQWTQLTDFATKMQQINTTVQQPIMNPPAQAVQPAEQVA; encoded by the coding sequence ATGTCCGATGCAGCCACCTCCCTTGCTCCCCAGACCGATGCCACCCAGCAGACCCTCACCGATCAATTCAATGCCAACCAGACCATCACAGCGTATGCCCACGCCCTGCAGAACATTCAACTGACCCCCACCACCAACCCACCCCAGCAGTGGTACACCGATTTCCTGGCCAACCTGAAAATCGCTCAGGGTCACGCCAACACCTGGGTGACGGACCTCGGGCCGGAGATTTTTGCAAAAGTCCCCCAGAGCATCATCAACTACGGCACCACCTTCAACATTGCCACCCAGCAGATCCTGAACATCCTCTCCCAGGCCGGAGACAACCCCACGGACGCCCAGAGGCAGGAGATCATCGGGATGATCAACGCCCTGCTCGTCGACCTGGGCATCCAGCAGCAGACCATTGTGGACGTGCAGGCGAAGCTGCAGCAGTTCGCTGTGGATGTGCAGTCGGACCACAGCACCCTGCTGGATGGCCAGAATTCTGCTTACAAGGAAGCGCAACTGGACCAGCAGAAAATTGACACCATCAACGCCAAGATCAATTCAATCCAGCAGAAAATCCAGCAGGACAGCACCCTGGCGACCGTTTCAGAAATCGGGCTGGGGGTGGGCATCTTCCTGGCTGTTGCAGGCTTTGCCCTGGCCGTGGCCACTGCAGGTGCAGCCGCGCCCATCGTGGTCGGTGTGGTGGGCGTGATCGCTGTAGGTGGAGCCATTGCCGGAACAGTGATTTTCAACAAAAAGGTTCAAGAGGACCTGGACGAACTGCACCAGTTGCAAAATGAGCTGAGCGACGAGCAGGCACAGGTGTCTGCCCTGCAGGGCATCTCCAACTCCATCGGGGCCCTGGTCACCCAGAATGAGGCCGCCACCAAGGCCATCTCTGACGTGCTGAACACCTGGGCCGTGCTGAAAACCAAACTGGCAGCAGTGATGACCGACCTGCAAAACGCCGAGGCCCCCGATCTTCCGGGCATCCTGATGCAACTCGACATTCAGACCGCCCAGACCCAGTGGACGCAGCTCACCGATTTCGCCACCAAGATGCAGCAGATCAACACCACGGTGCAGCAGCCCATCATGAATCCCCCTGCACAGGCCGTGCAGCCCGCCGAACAGGTCGCCTGA
- a CDS encoding Ig-like domain-containing protein gives MRTPFIAPTLTLALLVSACNLTPGVQAPRTLDAAGGTVMSSNNLATLVVPAGALSQKSVVTLEMAGNVAAAPAGLKMVPGTAFKLSGDHPLQKTATLTLKYQASSIQRQNTLEDTLALYQLANNLWTLVAGGQLDPAKSTFTAQVQQYATYALMYTQGTQTDPVASVQIIQQSPSVVLGDMITLTALAKNSKGEGLALLPTDFSWTSSNTAVATVDSAGKVTGKMEGKATISASAQGKTGSVEVSVIKATGTPATYTVHPVPLPAGELGSYGLAFNNTGQVFLIGSHLAGGVVESYYFYDGTSVKPVTLPNGYRASSYGSSLSRTCVNTQGQVAFTAVATDNSGGKVFWLDAGTVTAPAFASGQRMVRGCNDSGQVLSSNFLDFLHPGNQLYTAGGAVQNLPDLMAMALNSKGEVLFTDQVFAGGKGTKLPVPTGALGSVGRDLNDQGVVLGLAFKSGTPDSSLFLWDRVNNTVREFGYPSDAKGTPGAVDVNNKGEVLVTGKDSTGQDAMWVYKNGSYTRVKYSGWNPGVGVAINDEGWILTSLESIAGNNSVAVVLKPQP, from the coding sequence ATGAGAACACCTTTCATTGCCCCGACTTTGACCCTGGCCCTGCTGGTTTCAGCCTGCAACCTCACCCCTGGCGTGCAGGCCCCCAGAACACTGGATGCAGCAGGGGGAACCGTGATGTCCAGCAACAATCTGGCCACGCTTGTGGTCCCAGCAGGTGCCCTGTCCCAGAAGTCGGTGGTGACCCTGGAGATGGCCGGGAATGTTGCTGCTGCGCCTGCAGGTCTCAAAATGGTGCCAGGCACCGCCTTCAAACTCAGCGGGGACCATCCCCTGCAGAAAACCGCAACCCTGACCCTCAAGTACCAGGCGAGCAGCATCCAGCGCCAGAACACCCTGGAAGACACCCTGGCCCTGTACCAGCTGGCCAACAACCTGTGGACGCTGGTGGCGGGAGGACAGCTGGACCCTGCAAAATCCACCTTCACGGCCCAGGTGCAGCAATATGCCACCTATGCCCTGATGTACACCCAGGGCACCCAGACAGATCCGGTGGCCAGTGTGCAGATCATCCAGCAAAGTCCGAGCGTGGTGCTCGGTGACATGATCACCCTCACCGCCCTGGCCAAAAACAGCAAAGGGGAGGGGCTTGCCCTGCTGCCCACCGATTTCAGCTGGACCTCCAGCAACACTGCGGTGGCCACGGTGGACAGTGCAGGCAAGGTCACCGGGAAAATGGAAGGCAAGGCCACCATCTCTGCCAGTGCGCAGGGCAAGACGGGCAGTGTGGAGGTGAGCGTGATCAAAGCCACAGGCACTCCAGCGACCTACACGGTGCATCCGGTCCCCCTCCCTGCAGGAGAACTGGGCAGTTACGGACTGGCCTTCAACAACACCGGGCAGGTGTTCCTGATCGGGTCGCACCTTGCCGGAGGGGTGGTGGAATCGTATTACTTCTACGATGGCACTTCGGTCAAGCCTGTGACCCTGCCCAACGGGTACCGGGCCAGCAGTTACGGCAGCAGCCTTTCACGCACCTGTGTGAACACCCAGGGGCAGGTGGCCTTCACCGCCGTGGCCACAGACAACAGTGGTGGGAAAGTCTTCTGGCTGGACGCAGGCACCGTCACCGCTCCAGCTTTCGCTTCGGGGCAGCGCATGGTGCGGGGCTGCAACGACAGTGGGCAGGTGCTGTCCTCCAATTTTCTGGATTTCCTGCACCCCGGAAACCAGCTGTACACCGCTGGAGGAGCCGTGCAGAACCTGCCTGACCTGATGGCCATGGCCCTCAACAGCAAAGGAGAAGTGCTGTTCACCGATCAGGTGTTCGCGGGTGGGAAGGGAACCAAACTTCCGGTGCCCACAGGTGCTCTGGGCAGTGTGGGCCGGGACCTCAACGACCAGGGGGTGGTGCTGGGCCTGGCCTTCAAGAGCGGCACCCCGGACAGCAGCCTCTTTTTGTGGGACCGGGTAAACAACACCGTGCGTGAATTTGGTTATCCCTCAGACGCCAAAGGCACTCCAGGAGCCGTGGACGTCAACAACAAAGGGGAGGTCCTGGTGACCGGCAAGGACAGCACAGGTCAGGATGCCATGTGGGTCTACAAAAACGGAAGTTACACCCGGGTGAAGTACAGCGGCTGGAATCCCGGTGTGGGGGTGGCCATCAACGATGAGGGATGGATTCTCACCAGTCTGGAAAGCATTGCAGGCAACAACAGTGTGGCAGTGGTGCTCAAACCTCAGCCCTGA
- a CDS encoding AAA family ATPase — MPEPLVSLHNRSFQTLLDLWKATHQEGLSGMAQIEGEAGLGKSSLLERFAHQLDPSQVVHVRRGHLLRTLVLHFAEAFNRTRNADLIEAARSHCPDHPWVRLLPSSGAADPTRTLLAAVSWESQNLHGLCLLVDDVHAMPEDDLEVLQALWSRVLLDHSPVLMVLASRPLETETPAVQAMEALQKKLQLATGLHPRKVELQRLHHQEVRDLTVALLGAAPPDSLLQWLEEHGEGHPLYTRELLHLLRQGGVLRKQHFVWTFLPPENALIPHSLQQAIRQRLERLGDHLHHWRAAVVLAAVDEALPLQVWAHIAGCSSEQMEVHAEQLRGLGVVSSRLQAGEVLHSLTHPLYGSILREAASAAELQKVHLQAVEVLTDPVQRAWHARRGQHVQQLEFTREAFQHARQHERHAEVVQEARAWLWLDPQPPVEVRAGLLAALMRLNRVKEALQVKPFPGDFSSQLQIARALDETGQQEQALQVLQSLHPLPVDHPDVQGYFIQRLFLEFQLNRLDQAEQTLQDFEQWAVAHPQAASLHQVQLGELQYRKGLFRAAHNTMQQALDHLSDVPDPAQRARVLMDAGSMGIMVADFEASEKQLREAITEARVAGDIFLLNRIEANLGYLLLMQGRYPESEPLHRELLSRFEAAGNLRVTSAVLWNLGILRLWRGDFQQAFDVLCRSADLITHHQGAKPTDIAEAEAFLGHIPAALARLEEAHHNPYMEHPLIRARIHLLAGQPEQARLDLEQVKPEDGPGVWAKRCLIEALLQHTLTGKGQPEAKAALQAARLCRNEALIGEALLTLAALQTPPDPQVVEEGWKHIEACDAWGHLHLLQKLCPSGFQAIQRAPVPSVSLHEEARLCLLGPTRRVTGHEVQPWKGRKVKEMLALLLIASLRQGTGGVPRETLQLALWPEASMQAADTNFRKTVIRLREALGRHGTIKWRRDGSYHLVHLQCDLSDFLAALQRGHLEQALSLYTGPLMQDLDLPELHPLRSQLQEQWRRAVLQLAEEQDWAQRPGLYARLLEHNPCDLDAHLKMIEVYQHLEDFQAAKQHHLQACLVFADHFGEVPGELQHLSTGKKR; from the coding sequence ATGCCTGAGCCTCTGGTGTCCCTTCACAACCGGTCTTTTCAGACCCTGCTGGACCTGTGGAAGGCAACGCACCAGGAGGGTCTGTCTGGCATGGCCCAGATTGAAGGGGAAGCAGGACTGGGCAAGAGCAGTCTGCTGGAGCGTTTTGCCCATCAACTGGACCCATCTCAGGTGGTGCATGTGCGCAGGGGTCATCTTCTGCGCACGCTGGTGCTGCATTTTGCCGAGGCCTTCAACCGCACACGCAATGCCGACCTGATTGAAGCCGCCCGCAGCCACTGCCCGGACCACCCCTGGGTTCGGTTGTTGCCCTCCTCAGGGGCCGCTGATCCCACCCGAACTCTGCTGGCTGCAGTCAGCTGGGAATCTCAGAACCTGCACGGCCTGTGCTTGCTGGTGGATGACGTTCACGCCATGCCCGAAGACGATCTGGAGGTGCTGCAGGCGCTGTGGTCACGGGTGCTGCTGGACCACAGCCCGGTGCTCATGGTGCTGGCCTCCAGACCTCTGGAAACAGAAACACCTGCTGTCCAGGCCATGGAGGCATTGCAGAAGAAATTGCAGCTGGCCACAGGTCTGCATCCCAGAAAAGTGGAGCTTCAGCGGCTCCACCACCAGGAGGTGAGGGACCTGACAGTGGCCTTGCTGGGTGCAGCTCCCCCCGACAGTTTGCTGCAGTGGCTGGAAGAGCATGGGGAAGGTCATCCCCTGTACACCCGGGAGTTGCTGCACCTCCTGCGTCAGGGAGGAGTCCTGCGCAAACAGCACTTCGTGTGGACCTTCCTGCCTCCAGAAAACGCCCTCATTCCCCACAGCCTGCAACAGGCGATCAGGCAGCGTCTGGAACGGCTCGGCGATCACCTCCATCACTGGCGGGCTGCTGTGGTGCTGGCGGCAGTCGATGAAGCCCTCCCTCTTCAGGTGTGGGCGCACATTGCCGGGTGTTCCAGCGAGCAGATGGAGGTCCATGCAGAGCAACTCAGGGGCCTCGGGGTGGTGTCCAGCCGTTTGCAGGCAGGCGAGGTGCTGCACAGCCTGACCCATCCCCTGTACGGGAGCATCCTGCGGGAAGCGGCTTCAGCAGCAGAGTTGCAGAAAGTGCACTTGCAGGCTGTGGAGGTGCTGACCGACCCGGTGCAGCGGGCCTGGCATGCCCGTCGGGGCCAGCATGTCCAGCAACTGGAATTCACCCGTGAAGCGTTTCAGCATGCCCGGCAGCATGAACGCCATGCAGAAGTCGTGCAGGAGGCCCGTGCATGGCTCTGGCTGGACCCCCAACCTCCCGTGGAGGTGCGGGCAGGACTCCTGGCAGCCCTGATGCGGCTCAACCGGGTGAAAGAGGCTCTGCAGGTGAAGCCCTTTCCCGGGGATTTCAGCAGCCAGCTTCAGATCGCCCGGGCCCTCGATGAAACAGGACAGCAGGAACAGGCCCTGCAGGTGTTGCAAAGCCTGCATCCGCTTCCTGTGGACCATCCAGATGTGCAGGGGTACTTCATCCAGCGCCTGTTCCTGGAGTTTCAGCTCAACCGGCTGGATCAAGCAGAACAGACCCTGCAGGACTTCGAGCAGTGGGCAGTTGCACACCCCCAGGCCGCCTCCCTGCATCAGGTGCAGCTTGGTGAGCTGCAGTACCGCAAGGGTCTTTTCCGGGCAGCCCACAACACCATGCAGCAGGCCCTGGACCACCTGTCTGACGTGCCTGACCCTGCACAGCGTGCCCGGGTGCTGATGGATGCAGGGAGCATGGGCATCATGGTCGCTGACTTCGAGGCCTCCGAAAAGCAGCTCAGGGAGGCGATCACAGAGGCCAGGGTTGCCGGGGACATTTTCCTGCTCAACCGCATTGAGGCCAATCTGGGTTATCTGCTGCTGATGCAAGGGCGCTACCCGGAGTCTGAGCCCCTGCACCGCGAGTTGCTGTCCCGCTTCGAGGCAGCAGGCAACCTGCGGGTGACCTCTGCAGTGCTGTGGAACCTGGGCATCCTGCGGCTGTGGCGGGGAGATTTCCAGCAGGCTTTTGATGTGCTGTGCCGCAGTGCCGATCTGATCACCCACCACCAGGGGGCCAAACCCACCGACATTGCCGAGGCAGAAGCATTTCTGGGTCACATTCCTGCTGCCCTTGCGCGCCTGGAGGAGGCGCACCACAACCCCTACATGGAACACCCCCTCATCAGGGCACGCATCCACCTGCTGGCCGGACAACCCGAACAGGCCCGCCTGGACCTTGAGCAGGTGAAACCAGAAGATGGGCCGGGTGTATGGGCAAAACGATGTCTGATCGAAGCTTTGCTGCAACACACCCTCACTGGCAAAGGGCAACCTGAAGCCAAGGCGGCACTGCAGGCGGCCCGACTGTGCCGCAATGAAGCCCTGATCGGGGAGGCCCTGCTCACCCTGGCGGCCCTGCAAACCCCACCTGACCCTCAAGTGGTTGAGGAAGGCTGGAAGCACATTGAGGCCTGTGATGCCTGGGGGCACCTGCATTTGCTTCAGAAGTTGTGCCCTTCAGGCTTTCAGGCAATTCAGCGTGCACCAGTTCCCTCTGTCAGCCTCCACGAGGAAGCCAGGTTGTGTCTGCTCGGGCCAACCCGAAGGGTGACCGGACATGAGGTGCAACCCTGGAAAGGACGCAAAGTCAAAGAGATGCTGGCTTTGCTGCTGATCGCAAGTCTTCGCCAGGGGACCGGAGGCGTGCCCCGTGAAACCTTGCAACTGGCCCTGTGGCCTGAAGCCAGCATGCAGGCCGCAGACACCAACTTCCGCAAAACCGTGATCCGGCTCAGGGAAGCACTGGGCAGACACGGCACCATCAAGTGGAGGCGAGACGGCAGCTACCACCTGGTCCACCTGCAGTGTGACCTCAGCGACTTCCTGGCAGCCCTGCAACGTGGGCACCTCGAACAGGCCCTCTCGCTGTACACTGGCCCCCTGATGCAGGACCTGGACCTTCCAGAACTGCATCCCTTGCGCAGCCAGCTTCAGGAACAATGGCGGCGTGCGGTGCTGCAACTCGCCGAAGAGCAGGACTGGGCGCAGCGTCCAGGGCTGTATGCTCGATTGCTGGAACACAACCCCTGCGACCTTGATGCCCACCTGAAGATGATCGAAGTGTACCAGCACCTGGAGGACTTTCAGGCTGCAAAACAGCATCACCTGCAGGCCTGCCTGGTGTTTGCTGACCACTTCGGTGAGGTGCCCGGTGAATTGCAGCACCTGTCCACAGGCAAGAAGAGATGA
- a CDS encoding ABC transporter permease yields the protein MEVFTTAWRAILANPMRSILTALGVIIGVASVVALTGIGSGTTSSITRSLEGLGTNLLTISSDANSRTGLVQQSTRATLTRSDLRAIQTFSPQRIQGVAPTAQTSTQARRDGENLSVNVIGSSPDYETVRNSTPEQGSFFTMNDAQGRRKVAVIGFEVASTLFPSEDALGGTFRLNNQTFTVVGVLEDKGSSGFTSPNTQVIVPFETFETTLGREQNGNINSIYVQAANEKDLSDLQLDLTDLLDARHRIASEADRDFSIQNQADVLQSLSTITSTLTLFLGGVAGISLLVGGIGIMNIMLVSVTERTREIGIRKALGATPLGIRTQFLIEATLLSISGGVIGILVGLGLAYGVGALINTPPVPSVSSIGLAFLFSLGVGVFFGYYPASRASLLDPVESLRYE from the coding sequence ATGGAGGTTTTCACCACGGCATGGCGGGCGATTCTTGCCAACCCCATGCGCAGCATCCTCACGGCCCTTGGGGTGATCATCGGGGTGGCCTCGGTGGTGGCCCTCACCGGGATTGGCTCGGGCACCACCAGCAGCATCACCCGTTCGCTGGAAGGCCTGGGGACCAACCTGCTCACCATCAGCAGTGACGCGAACAGCCGCACCGGACTGGTTCAGCAGAGCACACGGGCCACCCTCACCCGCAGTGACCTCCGGGCCATCCAGACCTTCAGTCCACAGCGCATCCAGGGGGTGGCCCCCACCGCCCAGACCAGCACCCAGGCCCGCAGGGATGGGGAGAACCTGTCGGTCAACGTGATCGGGTCCAGCCCGGATTACGAGACGGTGCGCAACAGCACCCCCGAACAGGGCAGTTTCTTCACCATGAACGACGCCCAGGGCCGCCGCAAGGTTGCAGTGATCGGCTTTGAAGTCGCCTCTACCCTGTTCCCCAGTGAGGACGCCCTCGGAGGCACCTTCCGGCTGAACAACCAGACCTTCACGGTGGTTGGGGTTCTGGAGGACAAGGGCAGCAGCGGGTTCACCAGCCCCAACACCCAGGTGATCGTTCCTTTTGAGACTTTTGAGACCACGCTGGGTCGGGAGCAGAACGGCAACATCAACTCCATTTACGTCCAGGCCGCAAATGAAAAGGACCTCTCTGACCTGCAGCTGGACCTCACCGACCTGCTCGATGCCCGGCACAGGATCGCCAGCGAAGCAGACCGGGACTTCTCCATCCAGAACCAGGCGGATGTGCTCCAGTCCCTTTCAACCATCACCTCCACCCTCACCCTCTTTCTGGGCGGTGTGGCTGGAATCAGCCTGCTGGTGGGCGGCATTGGAATCATGAACATCATGCTGGTGAGTGTCACGGAACGCACCCGCGAGATTGGGATTCGCAAGGCCCTGGGCGCAACACCCCTGGGCATCCGTACGCAGTTTCTGATTGAAGCGACCCTGCTCTCCATTTCAGGTGGGGTCATCGGAATTCTGGTCGGACTGGGGCTCGCCTACGGGGTGGGTGCCCTGATCAACACCCCTCCGGTGCCCTCGGTGAGCAGCATCGGACTGGCCTTTTTGTTCAGCCTCGGTGTGGGGGTGTTCTTCGGGTATTATCCGGCCAGTCGGGCATCCCTGCTGGACCCGGTGGAGTCCCTCAGGTACGAGTGA